A region from the uncultured Bacteroides sp. genome encodes:
- a CDS encoding response regulator transcription factor: MSNKTNRVLLVEDEQTLAMIIKDTLEDEGFEMCLAKDGKQGLKSFFEEKPDVMIADVMMPNMDGFEMLRNIRQSDRNTPVLFLTARSSINDLVEGFELGANDYLKKPFNMRELIIRVKALINKAYMEKCEDKKYEIGGYLFDPITQKLLFSGTEIELSHRESEILKCLCVNRNNVVETKNLLIQLWGDDSFFKGRSLHVFITKLRHKLSSDDKIRIINVRGIGYKLIS; the protein is encoded by the coding sequence ATGAGTAATAAAACGAATCGAGTTCTTTTAGTAGAAGATGAACAAACGCTTGCAATGATAATAAAAGATACATTGGAAGATGAAGGTTTTGAAATGTGTCTTGCTAAAGATGGGAAGCAAGGATTAAAAAGTTTTTTTGAAGAAAAGCCCGATGTCATGATAGCTGATGTGATGATGCCGAATATGGATGGCTTCGAAATGCTTAGGAATATTAGACAATCGGATAGAAATACTCCGGTTCTTTTCCTGACAGCTCGCTCTTCTATTAATGATTTGGTTGAAGGTTTTGAGTTGGGAGCAAATGACTATTTGAAAAAGCCTTTTAATATGCGAGAACTTATCATCAGAGTTAAGGCTCTTATTAATAAGGCCTATATGGAAAAGTGTGAAGATAAAAAATATGAAATAGGTGGTTATCTTTTTGATCCGATAACTCAGAAATTATTATTTTCAGGTACAGAAATCGAACTCTCTCATCGCGAATCAGAAATTCTAAAATGCTTATGTGTGAATCGTAATAATGTAGTAGAAACAAAAAATTTATTGATTCAACTATGGGGGGATGATAGTTTTTTCAAAGGTCGTAGTTTGCACGTTTTTATCACGAAATTAAGACACAAGTTATCGTCTGATGATAAAATCAGGATTATCAATGTCAGAGGAATAGGATATAAGCTGATATCATAA
- a CDS encoding glycoside hydrolase family 3 N-terminal domain-containing protein — protein sequence MKKRNLSIIVCLLAGQTFAQSLPQLGKDKVKDVIAAMTLEEKVDMVMGLGNATWSNPKDGKPTVIVPGAAGCTYDIPRLGITPTVMADGPAGLRIVAEPDNAQGTRYCTAFPTATAMASTWNTDLEEQVGKAMGNEVLEYGCDVLLAPALNIQRNPLNGRNFEYFSEDPVVAGKMAAALVRGIQSEGVGTSIKHFAANNQETNRGSINEVISQRALREIYLRGFEIAVKESDPWTVMSSYNRINGFHSAENHDLLTTVLRKEWGFKGMVTTDWTSGTDWVNQMHAGNDMIMPGEQKQAKELLKAVKDGRLDEKVLDENISRILEYVMRTPRFKDYHYSNKPNLKENALTALHAAEEGMVLLKNDNNALPFKKVKEVALFGKTSYHFITGGSGSGEVNYHHAVSLQEGLENAKYKLAVPLKNYYTNIIDSILGTVTDAKKEVGGDKKFAIDKMSEIGLSENLIRTCAKKTDIAVITLGRTTGEGWDRKENDYFVLSDAERNMIQQVCDAYHAAKKKVVVVLNIGGAIETESWKNYPDAILLAWQTGQEGGNAVANILSGKVAPSGRTAQTFPVKYADVPSSKTFPGEPSDNPINSFYTDGIYVGYRYYDSFNVKPSYEFGYGLSYTTFKYSDLKLSSTTFNDKIDVTVTVTNTGKVAGKEVVQLYLSAPQNTIEKPVQELKGFAKTHLLKPNESQTLTFTLDGRALASFWSGISSWVADAGKYEVKVGSSSRNIRATATFNLDKSTVIEKDHYALQPDRHVKEISAKNHK from the coding sequence ATGAAGAAAAGAAATTTATCAATTATTGTATGCCTGCTCGCCGGGCAGACTTTTGCCCAATCTCTTCCTCAACTGGGGAAAGATAAAGTTAAAGATGTCATTGCAGCAATGACACTCGAAGAGAAAGTAGATATGGTGATGGGCCTGGGAAATGCCACATGGAGCAACCCTAAAGATGGCAAACCCACTGTGATTGTTCCCGGGGCAGCCGGATGTACCTATGACATTCCCCGCTTGGGAATTACTCCTACGGTGATGGCGGACGGGCCTGCCGGATTACGAATTGTAGCGGAACCTGATAACGCACAGGGTACCCGCTACTGCACTGCATTTCCCACAGCAACTGCCATGGCATCTACATGGAATACCGATTTAGAGGAACAAGTGGGTAAAGCAATGGGAAACGAAGTTTTAGAGTATGGCTGTGATGTGTTGTTGGCACCTGCCCTGAACATACAGCGCAATCCGTTGAACGGAAGAAATTTCGAGTATTTCTCGGAAGATCCGGTCGTTGCCGGTAAAATGGCTGCGGCATTGGTACGGGGCATTCAATCCGAAGGAGTCGGAACATCAATAAAGCACTTTGCGGCCAACAATCAGGAGACAAACCGCGGATCTATCAATGAAGTGATTAGCCAACGTGCTTTAAGAGAGATTTATCTGCGTGGCTTCGAAATAGCGGTTAAAGAGTCCGATCCCTGGACGGTGATGTCTTCCTATAACCGCATAAACGGTTTTCACTCGGCCGAGAACCATGATTTATTGACAACGGTTCTTCGCAAAGAATGGGGATTCAAAGGAATGGTTACCACCGACTGGACCAGTGGCACAGACTGGGTAAACCAAATGCATGCGGGAAACGACATGATAATGCCCGGAGAACAGAAACAAGCTAAAGAATTGCTCAAAGCGGTCAAAGACGGACGATTGGATGAAAAGGTACTCGACGAAAACATATCCCGTATTCTCGAATACGTAATGAGAACACCCCGTTTCAAGGACTATCATTATTCAAACAAACCCAACCTGAAAGAGAATGCACTGACAGCGCTCCATGCTGCCGAAGAAGGAATGGTATTACTCAAAAACGATAATAATGCTTTGCCATTCAAGAAAGTAAAAGAAGTGGCGCTGTTTGGTAAAACGTCCTATCATTTCATCACAGGCGGTAGCGGTAGCGGAGAGGTAAATTACCACCATGCCGTTTCTTTACAAGAAGGGTTGGAGAATGCAAAATACAAGTTGGCAGTTCCTTTAAAGAACTATTACACCAATATTATCGATTCAATACTTGGTACAGTAACAGATGCCAAAAAGGAAGTTGGAGGTGATAAGAAATTTGCAATCGACAAGATGTCGGAAATAGGACTTTCTGAGAACTTAATACGCACATGCGCAAAGAAAACAGACATTGCCGTAATCACTCTCGGACGCACTACAGGCGAAGGATGGGATAGAAAAGAAAATGACTACTTCGTTCTTTCCGATGCCGAACGAAACATGATTCAGCAGGTATGCGACGCTTATCACGCTGCCAAAAAGAAAGTAGTGGTTGTTTTAAATATAGGCGGAGCTATCGAGACCGAAAGTTGGAAGAATTATCCGGACGCTATTCTGCTGGCATGGCAAACCGGTCAGGAAGGTGGCAATGCAGTAGCTAATATTCTGAGCGGCAAAGTTGCTCCGTCAGGAAGAACGGCACAAACATTCCCGGTAAAATATGCCGATGTACCTTCTTCAAAGACTTTCCCGGGAGAACCATCCGATAATCCGATCAACTCATTCTATACGGATGGCATTTATGTGGGATACCGCTATTACGACTCTTTCAATGTAAAGCCGTCATACGAATTCGGTTACGGACTCTCTTATACCACTTTCAAGTATTCTGATCTGAAATTGAGCAGCACTACTTTCAATGACAAGATAGACGTTACCGTTACCGTTACAAATACAGGGAAAGTAGCCGGAAAAGAGGTTGTTCAGTTGTACCTGAGCGCTCCGCAAAACACCATTGAAAAACCGGTTCAGGAACTGAAAGGCTTTGCAAAGACACACCTTTTGAAACCCAACGAAAGCCAGACATTGACATTTACGCTCGATGGCCGGGCGTTGGCTTCTTTTTGGAGCGGCATAAGCTCATGGGTTGCCGATGCCGGGAAATATGAAGTGAAAGTAGGGTCTTCGTCTCGCAACATACGGGCAACAGCCACATTCAATCTGGATAAGAGCACGGTGATCGAAAAAGATCATTATGCACTTCAACCGGACAGACATGTGAAGGAGATCAGTGCGAAAAACCATAAATAG
- a CDS encoding GNAT family protein → MGNIETPRLLLRPIEESDAKDIYEYSRSPNVGIAAGWKHHESIEETQEIMRQIFIGQENIFGIVLEEGNKLIGTIGLISDPRRQNPKTMIIGYALAEGQWGKGFMTEAAKAVISYGFNELSLDLISCTCYPDNWRSRRVIEKCGFHHEGCLRQCEVRYDDAIMDMECFSITSQEWQHSQKH, encoded by the coding sequence ATGGGAAATATTGAAACTCCACGGCTTTTACTTCGCCCCATTGAGGAGTCGGATGCAAAAGATATTTATGAATACAGCCGTAGTCCCAATGTAGGGATTGCAGCCGGATGGAAGCATCATGAAAGCATTGAGGAAACTCAAGAAATCATGAGGCAAATATTCATAGGACAAGAAAATATATTTGGGATTGTCCTTGAAGAAGGTAATAAATTGATCGGCACCATCGGGTTGATATCGGATCCACGCCGTCAGAATCCTAAAACCATGATAATTGGATATGCACTTGCAGAAGGACAGTGGGGAAAGGGATTCATGACAGAGGCCGCCAAAGCTGTAATCTCATACGGATTCAACGAATTATCACTAGACTTGATTAGCTGTACTTGCTATCCCGATAATTGGCGATCTCGCCGAGTAATTGAAAAATGCGGATTCCACCATGAAGGTTGTCTTAGACAATGTGAAGTAAGATATGACGATGCAATTATGGATATGGAATGCTTTTCCATAACATCTCAGGAGTGGCAACACTCTCAGAAGCACTGA
- a CDS encoding DNA/RNA helicase domain-containing protein translates to MIIYHASKKGFIEDVFNGKIADEIDGAFFSHLGRHTSPNEVLSWKNSMMHMYKVINTNEIPDDSGIAIEYQIPLTSKRVDFIISGLNTDRKSNIIIIELKQWEQTKLSNKSGIIKTRFQHGEQETTHPSYQAWSYAYMLENYNETVREQNISLIPCAFLHNYQEDDIITNVCYQEYINKAPLFFKSDAQKLQDLIKQQIKYGAKEDIVWFIDKGKLKPSKQLADALSSMLQGNEEFVLLDDQKIVYETALKMAYSAVNGKKQVLIVEGGPGTGKSVVAINLLVQLTKEGLVSQYVSKNAAPRDVYTAKLTGNFKRSFINNLFVGSGKFADTPQNTFDTLIVDEAHRLNLKSGLYGNLGENQIIEIINSARFSIFFVDDRQRIHIKDIGSKRAIEKYAEEYGANIQTAKLSSQFRCNGSDGYLSWLDNALQIKDTANIYLSQEDYDFRIFTDPNELCKTIELKNKKNNRSRVVAGYCWDWNSKHDQQAYDITIPQFDFKRKWNLKDDGTTWIISPTSVKEIGCIHTCQGLELDYVGVIIGNDMRFEQEKVVTDVSQRSKNDQSVKGFKSLLKRQKEQALQEADEIIKNTYRTLMTRGMKGCYIYCCDPALAEHLQNQLQPLAEKPKEEIRIEAEVNNDVKYIDFLPLYSIRAACGYFGEGEMVEELGWIKADGLGRLNRNMYIVQAIGHSMEPTIQDGDYCIFRANPAGSRQNKIVLAQHTNSYDADNAGSYSIKVYTSKKNYNEYGEWQHEQIILKPKNEQYNPIIINDADGDDFRIIGEFIDTIKL, encoded by the coding sequence ATGATTATCTACCACGCTTCAAAAAAAGGATTTATAGAAGATGTATTTAATGGAAAAATTGCGGATGAAATAGATGGTGCTTTTTTTAGCCACTTAGGAAGACATACTTCTCCTAATGAAGTACTATCATGGAAAAATTCTATGATGCATATGTACAAAGTGATTAACACCAACGAAATACCAGACGACTCAGGTATTGCCATTGAATACCAAATACCATTAACATCAAAACGAGTTGATTTTATTATTTCCGGACTGAATACGGACCGAAAGAGTAATATTATTATCATCGAGCTCAAACAATGGGAACAAACCAAACTCTCTAATAAATCGGGGATTATCAAGACTCGTTTTCAACATGGTGAACAAGAAACAACCCATCCCTCATATCAAGCATGGTCATATGCTTATATGCTAGAGAATTATAACGAAACTGTCAGAGAACAAAACATTAGCTTAATACCCTGTGCCTTTCTGCATAATTATCAAGAAGATGATATCATAACAAATGTCTGTTATCAAGAATATATTAATAAAGCGCCTCTGTTTTTTAAATCCGATGCACAAAAGCTGCAAGACTTAATCAAACAACAGATCAAATACGGTGCGAAAGAAGATATCGTTTGGTTCATTGACAAAGGCAAACTAAAACCATCCAAGCAATTAGCAGATGCTCTTTCTTCAATGTTACAAGGCAATGAAGAATTTGTACTGCTTGACGATCAAAAGATTGTATATGAAACAGCGTTGAAGATGGCATACTCTGCAGTTAATGGCAAAAAACAAGTCTTAATAGTTGAAGGTGGACCCGGAACCGGAAAAAGTGTTGTCGCTATAAACTTATTAGTTCAATTGACTAAAGAAGGATTGGTATCCCAATACGTTTCTAAGAATGCAGCGCCAAGAGATGTATACACAGCCAAACTTACGGGTAATTTCAAAAGAAGTTTTATTAATAATCTGTTTGTCGGGAGTGGAAAATTCGCAGACACACCCCAAAACACATTTGACACATTGATTGTAGATGAAGCCCACCGTTTGAATCTAAAAAGCGGTCTTTACGGCAATCTAGGTGAAAACCAAATTATTGAAATCATTAATTCCGCCAGATTTTCTATTTTCTTTGTTGACGACAGGCAGCGAATTCATATTAAAGATATTGGCTCAAAACGGGCGATTGAAAAATATGCGGAGGAATATGGTGCTAATATACAAACAGCCAAACTTAGTTCACAGTTCCGTTGCAATGGTTCGGATGGATATTTAAGCTGGTTGGACAATGCTCTCCAAATCAAAGATACCGCTAACATATATCTTTCACAAGAAGATTATGATTTTAGAATATTCACAGATCCTAATGAGCTATGCAAAACGATAGAATTAAAAAATAAAAAAAACAATCGTTCAAGAGTTGTTGCAGGATATTGTTGGGATTGGAACAGCAAACACGATCAACAAGCATATGACATAACGATTCCCCAATTCGACTTCAAAAGAAAATGGAATTTGAAAGACGATGGTACTACATGGATTATTTCTCCTACTTCTGTAAAAGAGATAGGTTGTATACATACATGCCAAGGGTTAGAATTGGACTATGTAGGAGTAATCATTGGCAATGATATGCGCTTCGAGCAAGAGAAAGTGGTCACCGATGTTAGTCAACGCTCTAAAAATGATCAATCAGTTAAAGGATTTAAATCTCTTCTTAAGCGCCAAAAAGAGCAAGCTTTGCAAGAAGCAGATGAGATCATAAAAAATACCTATCGAACGCTAATGACGCGGGGAATGAAAGGGTGTTATATATATTGCTGTGATCCGGCGTTGGCCGAACACCTCCAAAACCAATTGCAACCATTAGCAGAAAAGCCAAAAGAAGAAATTCGTATTGAAGCGGAGGTCAATAACGATGTCAAGTACATAGATTTCTTACCTTTATACTCTATCCGAGCAGCTTGCGGATATTTTGGCGAAGGAGAAATGGTAGAAGAACTAGGTTGGATAAAAGCTGACGGCTTGGGCCGATTAAATCGTAACATGTATATAGTACAAGCTATAGGGCACTCGATGGAACCGACCATTCAAGATGGTGATTATTGTATATTCAGAGCCAATCCTGCCGGGAGTCGACAAAACAAAATTGTACTTGCCCAACATACAAACTCTTATGATGCGGACAATGCCGGAAGTTATTCCATAAAGGTCTATACAAGTAAAAAAAACTATAATGAATATGGGGAATGGCAGCATGAACAGATTATTTTAAAACCTAAAAATGAGCAATACAATCCGATCATTATCAATGATGCCGACGGAGATGATTTTCGAATTATTGGAGAATTTATCGATACTATTAAATTATAA
- a CDS encoding nucleotide pyrophosphohydrolase, with amino-acid sequence MQNQKTDIEEIMDQIVSFTQEREWDQFHNGKDLALALSIEASELNEAFLWKKPEEVDIEKVKEELADIMNYGFLIAHKYNLDIKNIILDKLKKNIEKYPIEKAKGVAKKYNEL; translated from the coding sequence ATGCAAAACCAGAAAACCGATATAGAGGAAATTATGGACCAAATAGTTTCTTTTACCCAAGAAAGAGAGTGGGATCAATTTCATAATGGGAAAGACTTAGCCCTAGCTCTCTCTATAGAAGCATCAGAGTTAAATGAAGCATTTCTTTGGAAAAAGCCAGAAGAAGTAGATATTGAAAAGGTAAAAGAAGAATTAGCCGATATTATGAATTATGGATTTCTTATAGCCCATAAATATAATCTGGATATTAAAAATATTATTCTAGACAAACTAAAAAAGAATATAGAGAAGTATCCAATAGAAAAAGCAAAAGGTGTTGCAAAGAAATACAACGAACTATGA
- a CDS encoding DUF6078 family protein, translating to MLQQPILQGKQLHAAHLTALHATPDVPYITIVNPTRFSADAKTCPYFQLFKKIGVAWGVSRLLDNLPYKDACNLKKQLLGHFGKSLYNASIVKNATLSL from the coding sequence TTGCTCCAACAGCCAATCCTCCAAGGCAAACAGTTGCATGCGGCACACTTAACAGCTCTCCATGCCACACCCGATGTTCCTTACATCACCATCGTGAACCCAACCCGTTTCTCCGCCGATGCCAAAACCTGTCCCTACTTCCAGCTATTCAAAAAAATAGGCGTAGCTTGGGGCGTCTCCCGTCTGCTAGACAATCTACCCTACAAAGATGCCTGCAACCTGAAGAAGCAACTACTCGGTCATTTCGGAAAGAGCCTCTATAACGCTTCTATCGTAAAGAATGCTACATTAAGCCTATGA
- a CDS encoding SEC-C metal-binding domain-containing protein: MPGWKSDWFSTSMKFGDTLKLNTKEGLKDMAKLLGVSIPSKLRKHEYAMSLAEAILFCPEEWLTQLTQYELTLLRRLVDAGPDGYVEEPCIFIGNTLMPFLLVMVDDYSAEEGRVRYMIYDELREAIAPHIDNVLSSKEQAVRFTVEQYAYGIVNLYGFLPYLKILELLNEYLQDSVTKVEISRSMAKSVLIKRLTYNMVDVYNSTIYVVSPFLSDPEELEEKLRERPEIKDMKYFSKKEVSEAGRMPSPHIPCACSDELQEYMMARLGYTEAAAEDKFLYLWLNMQADANSMSVISSIIGGKLSSLEELQEAIEIFMEYCNQCPRWFFRGYSSTEVHELFDKSKLMKTPPRLMAGPNMKAAGMDITPKMQADFDNLFYNAFSGQNVGRNDPCPCGSGKKYKKCCGRN, encoded by the coding sequence ATGCCTGGTTGGAAGTCTGATTGGTTTTCTACCTCAATGAAATTTGGGGATACCTTAAAACTGAATACGAAGGAAGGCTTAAAGGATATGGCGAAACTACTGGGGGTTTCCATTCCTTCAAAGTTGAGAAAACATGAGTATGCAATGTCTCTTGCAGAGGCCATCTTGTTTTGTCCGGAAGAATGGTTGACGCAGTTGACTCAGTATGAGTTGACTTTGCTCCGAAGGCTGGTCGATGCGGGCCCCGATGGCTATGTGGAAGAACCCTGTATATTTATAGGAAATACGTTGATGCCTTTTTTGCTTGTAATGGTCGATGATTATTCGGCAGAAGAGGGTCGGGTACGCTATATGATCTATGATGAATTGCGTGAGGCCATAGCACCGCATATTGATAATGTCTTGTCTTCCAAAGAACAAGCTGTTCGTTTCACAGTAGAGCAGTATGCTTATGGTATTGTGAATCTTTATGGCTTTCTCCCTTATTTAAAAATACTTGAACTGCTGAATGAGTATTTGCAGGATTCGGTGACCAAAGTAGAAATCAGCAGGAGTATGGCGAAGTCTGTACTAATAAAGAGGCTGACATATAATATGGTAGATGTCTATAATTCAACTATTTATGTAGTATCTCCTTTCTTGTCGGATCCAGAGGAGTTGGAAGAAAAATTGCGCGAGAGACCTGAAATAAAGGATATGAAATACTTTTCTAAAAAGGAAGTGTCTGAAGCCGGAAGGATGCCTTCGCCTCACATTCCTTGCGCATGCTCGGATGAATTGCAAGAGTATATGATGGCTCGCTTGGGATATACGGAAGCCGCCGCAGAAGATAAATTTTTATATTTGTGGCTCAATATGCAGGCGGATGCGAACAGTATGTCTGTCATTTCTTCCATTATTGGCGGCAAACTTTCTTCTCTGGAGGAGCTGCAAGAAGCCATAGAGATCTTTATGGAGTATTGCAACCAATGCCCTCGTTGGTTTTTTAGAGGGTATTCTTCTACTGAAGTTCATGAATTGTTTGATAAAAGTAAACTGATGAAAACTCCTCCTCGTTTGATGGCAGGCCCTAATATGAAAGCTGCCGGTATGGACATTACTCCTAAGATGCAGGCGGATTTTGATAATCTATTTTACAATGCTTTTTCCGGACAAAATGTGGGGCGAAATGATCCTTGTCCTTGCGGAAGCGGGAAGAAGTATAAAAAGTGTTGTGGGAGGAATTAG
- the mnmE gene encoding tRNA uridine-5-carboxymethylaminomethyl(34) synthesis GTPase MnmE — MNLDTICAIATAQGGAIGTIRVSGPDAIRITESIFVPAISGKTLSQQKPYTLTFGQIVNEDEVVDEVLVSLFRSPHSYTGENSTEIACHGSIYILQQVMQLLIRQGCRMAQPGEYTQRAFLNGKMDLSQAEAVADLIASSSAATHRLAMSQMRGGFSKELAELRTRLLNFTSMIELELDFSEEDVEFANRDQLRQLADNIEKVIARLVHSFSVGNAIKNGVPVAIIGETNAGKSTLLNVLLNEDKAIVSDIHGTTRDVIEDTTNIGGITFRFIDTAGIRDTTDTIESLGIERTFQKLDQAEIVLWMIDSADATEQIKELSDKILPRCEGKRLILVLNKADLIDSAQQQALTAHLSALTAKDIYHIFISAKQRTHTNELEQLLIKAAQLPTVTQNDVIVTNVRHYEALTRALEAIHRVQQGIDSGITGDFLSQDIRECIFHLNDIAGEVTNDMVLKNIFQHFCIGK, encoded by the coding sequence ATGAATTTGGACACCATCTGTGCCATAGCCACTGCCCAGGGAGGCGCCATCGGTACCATCCGGGTATCAGGACCCGACGCCATAAGAATCACCGAAAGCATCTTTGTTCCCGCAATCAGCGGAAAGACACTTTCGCAACAAAAGCCCTATACCCTCACCTTCGGACAAATCGTCAATGAAGACGAAGTGGTAGATGAAGTACTGGTCAGCCTCTTCCGCTCGCCCCACTCCTATACGGGCGAAAACTCCACAGAAATAGCCTGCCACGGCTCTATCTACATCCTTCAACAAGTGATGCAACTCCTCATAAGGCAAGGCTGCCGCATGGCCCAACCGGGAGAGTATACCCAACGGGCCTTTCTCAACGGCAAGATGGACCTCAGTCAGGCCGAAGCCGTAGCCGACCTCATTGCTTCCTCTTCCGCTGCCACTCATCGCCTCGCCATGAGTCAGATGCGGGGCGGTTTCAGCAAAGAACTGGCAGAACTGCGCACTCGGCTACTCAACTTCACCTCCATGATAGAGTTGGAACTCGACTTCAGCGAAGAAGATGTGGAATTTGCCAACCGTGACCAATTGCGCCAACTGGCCGATAACATAGAAAAAGTCATTGCCCGCCTGGTTCACTCCTTTAGCGTAGGCAATGCCATCAAGAACGGCGTGCCCGTAGCCATCATCGGTGAAACCAATGCCGGAAAATCCACCTTGCTCAATGTCTTGCTCAATGAAGACAAAGCCATTGTGAGCGACATTCACGGCACCACCCGCGATGTCATTGAAGACACCACCAACATCGGCGGCATCACCTTCCGTTTCATCGACACTGCCGGCATTCGCGATACCACCGACACCATCGAATCACTCGGCATAGAGCGTACCTTCCAGAAACTCGACCAAGCCGAAATCGTTCTTTGGATGATCGACTCTGCTGATGCAACCGAACAGATAAAAGAGCTGTCCGACAAGATACTCCCTCGTTGCGAAGGCAAACGCCTCATCCTCGTGCTCAACAAAGCCGACCTGATAGACAGCGCACAGCAGCAAGCACTGACTGCCCATCTCTCTGCCCTAACCGCTAAAGACATCTATCACATCTTCATTTCGGCTAAGCAACGCACCCATACCAATGAATTGGAACAATTGCTGATAAAAGCCGCACAACTCCCCACAGTCACCCAGAATGATGTAATCGTCACCAATGTGCGCCACTACGAAGCACTAACCCGTGCCCTCGAAGCCATCCATCGCGTACAGCAAGGCATAGACAGCGGTATTACAGGAGATTTCCTTTCTCAGGACATCCGTGAGTGCATTTTCCACCTCAACGACATTGCCGGAGAAGTGACCAATGACATGGTGCTGAAAAATATATTTCAACACTTTTGCATCGGCAAGTAA
- a CDS encoding 3'-5' exonuclease has product MHSFAAIDFETATGHMESACAVGIVTVENGLITDEYYRLIQPPENEYWWQNIKVHGITPEITASLPGFHAIYPEVRERLLGKTVVAHNESFDRNVLKRTMHMYGLDYEDLLLPDRWECTCRIYRSLGYKPATLNACCDRQGITLTHHEALSDARGCAKLYLNYLTNL; this is encoded by the coding sequence ATGCACTCATTTGCCGCCATAGACTTCGAAACAGCCACCGGTCACATGGAAAGCGCCTGTGCCGTCGGTATTGTGACGGTTGAGAACGGGCTCATTACCGATGAATACTACCGTCTCATCCAGCCGCCTGAGAATGAATATTGGTGGCAGAACATTAAAGTACACGGCATCACCCCCGAAATAACCGCCTCACTTCCCGGCTTTCATGCCATCTATCCGGAAGTAAGAGAACGCTTGCTCGGGAAAACGGTTGTGGCACACAACGAATCATTCGACCGCAACGTACTCAAACGAACCATGCACATGTATGGGCTTGATTATGAAGACCTGCTCCTACCCGACCGTTGGGAATGTACCTGCCGCATCTACCGTTCATTGGGTTATAAACCGGCTACCCTCAATGCTTGTTGTGACAGGCAAGGCATTACCCTGACCCACCACGAAGCTTTATCAGACGCCCGCGGCTGTGCCAAACTTTATCTTAACTATTTAACCAACCTATAA
- a CDS encoding nucleoside phosphorylase produces MKKYFASSELLINEDGSIFHLHVKPEQLADKVILVGDPGRVALVAAHFEEKECEIESREFKTVTGTYQGKRITVVSTGIGCDNIDIVMNELDALANIDFNTREEKENFRQLELVRIGTCGGLQPNTPVGTFVCSEKSIGFDGLLNFYAGRNSVCDLAFERAFLNHMGWTGNLCAPAPYVINANAELIDRIAQKEMVRGVTIAAGGFFGPQGRELRVPLADPKQNDKIETFEYNGYKITNFEMESSALAGLSKLMGHKAMTVCMVIANRLIKEANTGYKNTIDTLVKAVLDRI; encoded by the coding sequence ATGAAAAAATATTTTGCTTCATCCGAACTTCTTATTAACGAAGACGGTTCCATTTTTCATTTACACGTAAAGCCCGAACAGCTGGCCGATAAAGTAATACTTGTAGGCGATCCCGGGCGCGTAGCTCTTGTAGCGGCACATTTCGAAGAGAAAGAGTGTGAGATAGAAAGCCGTGAGTTTAAAACCGTCACGGGGACTTACCAAGGCAAGCGCATTACAGTAGTCTCTACCGGCATTGGTTGCGATAACATCGACATCGTGATGAACGAGTTGGATGCTCTGGCCAATATTGATTTCAATACCCGCGAAGAGAAAGAAAACTTTCGTCAGTTAGAACTGGTACGTATCGGTACCTGTGGAGGTTTACAACCTAATACTCCTGTAGGAACATTTGTCTGTTCCGAAAAATCCATAGGTTTCGACGGCTTGCTCAATTTTTATGCCGGCAGAAATTCCGTTTGTGACTTAGCTTTTGAAAGAGCTTTCCTGAACCACATGGGGTGGACAGGCAATCTGTGTGCTCCGGCACCTTATGTGATAAATGCCAATGCAGAACTTATCGACCGCATCGCCCAAAAAGAAATGGTACGCGGAGTAACCATTGCCGCCGGAGGCTTCTTCGGTCCACAAGGTCGCGAACTGCGAGTGCCCCTTGCCGACCCCAAGCAAAACGACAAGATAGAAACCTTTGAATACAACGGCTATAAGATTACCAATTTCGAAATGGAAAGTTCGGCCCTTGCCGGCTTGAGCAAATTAATGGGACACAAAGCAATGACCGTTTGCATGGTGATAGCCAACCGCCTCATCAAAGAAGCCAATACGGGATACAAGAATACCATTGACACACTGGTAAAGGCAGTGCTCGACAGAATCTAG